A single region of the Ancylobacter novellus DSM 506 genome encodes:
- the folP gene encoding dihydropteroate synthase, producing the protein MASLDPPTQRYLDARGRRLDYAGRTLVMGILNVTPDSFSDGGRSAALDDAVINARRMVEEGADIIDIGGESTRPGHTPVPAEEELRRVLPVIEALADLSVPLSIDTQKAVVAEAALKRGAAILNDIWGLMGDPEIARVAAGYEAGVVAMHNRSIVDDSVDIVADIIGFFEQSLERAARAGIRPERISLDPGIGFGKTFEQNLKALASLREFGKLGFPILLGTSRKSLIGRVIDTAPAERVPGTIASNVIGIMAGCAIIRVHDVAAHVQAARVTEAILHAA; encoded by the coding sequence ATGGCCTCGCTCGACCCGCCCACCCAACGCTATCTCGACGCGCGCGGTCGCCGGCTGGACTATGCCGGCCGTACGCTGGTGATGGGTATCCTCAATGTGACCCCGGATTCCTTCTCCGATGGCGGTCGCAGCGCGGCGCTGGACGACGCGGTCATCAACGCCCGGCGGATGGTCGAGGAAGGCGCCGACATCATCGACATCGGCGGGGAATCGACGCGGCCCGGCCATACGCCAGTGCCGGCCGAGGAGGAACTGCGCCGCGTGCTGCCGGTCATCGAGGCGCTGGCCGATCTGTCGGTGCCGCTCTCCATCGATACCCAGAAGGCGGTGGTGGCCGAGGCGGCGTTGAAGCGCGGCGCGGCCATCCTCAACGACATCTGGGGCCTGATGGGGGACCCGGAGATCGCGCGTGTCGCTGCAGGCTACGAGGCCGGCGTGGTGGCGATGCACAACCGTTCCATCGTCGACGATTCGGTCGACATCGTCGCCGACATCATCGGCTTCTTCGAGCAGTCGCTGGAACGGGCGGCGCGGGCGGGCATCCGCCCCGAGCGCATCAGCCTCGATCCCGGCATCGGCTTCGGCAAGACCTTCGAGCAGAATCTGAAGGCGCTGGCCTCGCTGCGCGAGTTCGGCAAGCTCGGCTTCCCGATCCTGCTCGGCACCTCCCGCAAGTCGCTGATCGGCAGGGTGATCGACACGGCGCCTGCCGAACGCGTGCCGGGCACCATCGCCTCCAACGTCATCGGTATCATGGCCGGCTGCGCCATTATCCGCGTGCACGACGTCGCCGCCCATGTGCAGGCGGCGCGGGTGACGGAGGCTATCCTCCATGCCGCGTGA
- a CDS encoding helicase HerA-like domain-containing protein produces the protein MSGDIDGKIFVGKSEKPEYLTLKLANRHGLATGATGTGKTVTLQTIAEGFSRSGVPVFAADIKGDLSGIAMPGEGQDWIVKRCEEIGVDYVPDEFPVIFWDLFGEQGHPVRATVSEMGPLLLARLMDLNEVQEGVLNVVFRIADEQGLLLLDLKDLRAMLAFVAENAAKLTTTYGNVSPATVGAIQRSLLVLENQGADKFFGEPALKITDLMRVDPRSGYGTISLLAADKLMGSPRLYASFLLWLLSELFEELPEVGDPDKPKVVFFFDEAHLLFDEAPKALLDKIEQVVRLIRSKGVGVYFVTQNPLDVPESVLAQLGNRVQHALRAFTPRDQKAVKAAADTFRPNPKLNTAQVITELGKGEALISMLEGNGTPSMVERTLIAPPAGRVGPITPELRKVAIERSPVRNIYDETLDRESASEMLAKRAAETAPAEAPVTPSPGAPAPTEASAAGGGFLDSVLGGLFGTRAPRGRMTIGEQVTRQVTRELTNQVTKAILRNVLGGARRR, from the coding sequence ATGTCCGGAGACATCGACGGCAAGATTTTCGTCGGCAAGAGCGAGAAGCCCGAATACCTCACATTGAAGCTCGCCAACCGCCATGGCCTCGCCACCGGCGCCACCGGCACGGGCAAGACCGTCACCCTGCAGACCATCGCGGAAGGCTTCTCGCGCAGCGGCGTGCCGGTCTTCGCCGCCGACATCAAGGGCGACCTCTCCGGCATCGCCATGCCCGGTGAGGGACAGGACTGGATCGTCAAGCGCTGCGAGGAGATCGGCGTCGACTATGTGCCGGACGAATTCCCGGTGATCTTCTGGGACCTGTTTGGCGAGCAGGGCCACCCGGTGCGCGCCACAGTCTCGGAGATGGGCCCGCTGCTGCTGGCGCGGCTGATGGACCTCAACGAGGTGCAGGAAGGCGTGCTCAACGTCGTCTTCCGTATCGCCGACGAGCAGGGCCTGCTGCTGCTCGACCTGAAGGACCTGCGGGCCATGCTGGCCTTCGTGGCGGAGAACGCGGCGAAGCTCACCACCACCTATGGCAATGTCTCGCCCGCCACCGTGGGCGCCATCCAGCGCTCGCTGCTCGTCCTGGAGAACCAGGGCGCCGACAAGTTCTTCGGCGAGCCGGCGCTGAAGATCACCGACTTAATGCGGGTCGATCCGCGCTCGGGCTATGGCACCATCTCGCTGCTCGCCGCCGACAAGCTGATGGGCTCGCCGCGGCTCTACGCTTCCTTCCTGCTCTGGCTGCTCTCCGAATTGTTCGAGGAGCTCCCCGAAGTCGGCGATCCCGACAAGCCGAAGGTCGTGTTCTTCTTCGACGAGGCGCACCTGCTGTTCGACGAGGCGCCCAAGGCGCTGCTCGACAAGATCGAGCAGGTGGTCCGTCTCATCCGCTCCAAGGGTGTCGGCGTCTATTTCGTCACCCAGAATCCGCTCGACGTGCCCGAGAGTGTGCTCGCCCAGCTCGGCAACCGCGTGCAGCACGCGCTGCGTGCCTTCACCCCGCGCGACCAGAAGGCGGTGAAGGCCGCGGCCGATACCTTCCGCCCCAACCCCAAGCTCAACACCGCGCAGGTGATCACCGAGCTCGGCAAGGGCGAGGCGCTGATCTCCATGCTGGAAGGCAACGGCACACCCTCGATGGTCGAACGCACGCTGATCGCCCCGCCTGCCGGACGGGTCGGGCCGATCACGCCGGAATTGCGCAAGGTTGCCATCGAGCGCAGCCCGGTGCGCAACATCTATGACGAGACGCTCGACCGCGAGTCGGCCTCCGAGATGCTGGCCAAGCGTGCCGCCGAAACCGCTCCGGCCGAGGCGCCGGTGACGCCCTCGCCGGGTGCTCCCGCGCCCACCGAGGCCAGCGCGGCCGGTGGCGGCTTCCTCGACAGCGTGCTTGGCGGCCTGTTCGGCACCCGTGCGCCGCGCGGGCGCATGACCATCGGCGAGCAGGTGACCCGGCAGGTCACGCGCGAGCTCACCAACCAGGTCACCAAGGCGATCCTGCGCAACGTGCTCGGCGGCGCGCGGCGGCGATAG
- the folK gene encoding 2-amino-4-hydroxy-6-hydroxymethyldihydropteridine diphosphokinase, translating to MPREAPPEFFVRRPRKVEKRIAYLCLGSNLGDRAGTIAKAVGLIARTGLKIIARSSLYETPPWGPVLQGPYLNMVVAVETELSARELLNMLLGVEHAFGRDRTREVRFGPRTIDIDILLFGEDVIAEPDLEIPHPRMMQRAFALIPLAELAPDLVVQGGPIRTALEALDRSGIVKVEPQPAGY from the coding sequence ATGCCGCGTGAGGCGCCGCCCGAATTCTTCGTCCGCCGCCCGCGCAAGGTCGAGAAGCGCATCGCCTATCTCTGCCTCGGCTCCAATCTCGGCGACCGCGCCGGGACCATTGCGAAGGCGGTGGGGCTGATCGCCCGCACCGGGCTGAAGATCATAGCCCGCTCCTCGCTCTACGAGACGCCGCCTTGGGGGCCGGTGCTGCAGGGGCCGTATCTGAACATGGTGGTGGCGGTGGAGACCGAGCTCTCGGCGCGGGAACTGCTCAACATGCTGCTCGGCGTCGAGCACGCCTTCGGGCGCGACCGCACCCGCGAGGTGCGCTTCGGGCCGCGTACCATCGACATCGACATCTTGCTCTTCGGCGAAGACGTGATCGCCGAGCCGGATCTCGAGATCCCGCATCCGCGCATGATGCAGCGCGCCTTCGCGCTGATCCCGCTGGCCGAACTGGCGCCCGACCTCGTGGTGCAGGGGGGGCCCATCCGCACGGCTCTGGAGGCGCTCGACCGCAGCGGTATCGTCAAGGTCGAGCCGCAGCCGGCGGGTTACTGA